In Candidatus Cloacimonas sp., the genomic window TATATTTGCCTAAGCCCAGCAATGATTCCATATCCATCAAGGATAAGGTTATATCGGGAAAAGTGTAACCCAGGGTTTGATTACTGGCACTGGCATACCGTCTGTTGGAAGTGATTGAACAGTTGATAACGCTATCCACTCTGCGGGAAAAAGTTATTCCACTGCCCAAAGTGATAGTATTATCGTTGGAAACTGCTTCCAGGGAATCGTAAGGAACGGTATGCGGCAATCCAATCTGAAAGGAAAAAGGAAACTGATTGGTTTTTCGGGCGTAATTCATCATATAGGTATTTTGGTAGGAGGCAGTAATGTTTTTCAGATTAGATAGCGCACTCACCATAATAAATACAGGATTAAAGCCGGCTCCTTTAGTTTCAGAGGTCTCTTTGGTTTCCCCTTCTTTTTCACCTTCTTTTTTTGTTTCCTCATCTTTACCTTCCGCACCAATATCCCCGATCAATTTATTCAATTCTTCTTCTGAAAGTTCAGCCAGTTTTCCTTCTGCCTCCAAGCGGGCAAGTTCCTCTTTGCGTTTTTGCATTTCTTCATCGCTGATTTGAGGTTCTCCTTCCTGTTTCATTTCTTCTTTCTTTTTTTGTTCTTCTTCTTTTTTCATCTCTTCTTTCTTTTTCTGTTCTTCTTCTTTTTTCATCTGTTCTTCATATTTCATTTTTTCTTCTTCAGTCATATCTTTTTTCGGAGCACCTTCTTCTTTATCTTTAGGAGAAACCTCGGCAGAAGGCATTTTGCTTTTTATTTTACTTGCCCAACTGGAAAGAAGGGTGGCATTCATCAAAGTTATATTCATTCTAATAGAACGATTTGTATTACCATCCCGCTGGTAAGTATCAACTGCCTGACTTGCTACATATTGGGTATATTTTCTTTGCGTATCCGTATATCTGGCAGATAAGGAAGAAGTGAAATTAAATACTTGCGGCAGGTAGTTCGGGCTGTAATTTAAGCCCAAATCCTGAACATACTCAGTTTGTTTACCAATATTGATATCGTAGAGATAATCCTTTTGCAGCAGGTCTCTTTTAGTATTTAAGCGGGCAGTAGCTGTTAAATCGCTTAACAAACTCCAGGATATATTATTATCGGTAGTAATATTTCTGGTGTCTGTGGTTTGGCTGCGTTTATTCCATACCAAGCTATCAACGGTTGTTAACCGGTCCCAACTTTTGGGTTCGTTACTGCTAAAAGTGATGCTATTGCTGAAAGTATTGGGAAAGTAGCCCAAACGGTAATTCTTCAATAACCGGAAACTGGTTTTATCAGCAGGCACATTCAGGTTATAATTCAATGTTCCCCTATATGCCAAAAGGGTATCTACAGCGGTGGAAGTGTTATTATTGGAACTTTCAATTCTACCGCTGAGGGAAGTACGATAGATTGTATATTGCAAAATTTTACTTTTCGGTGCCTGTTTTATACTGAAACCAAAATCGGCGCTGTAAGCCAAGTGTTCTGTCTTTTCAATTTCCTTCAATTCCGGATCTGCCATATTAGCTCTTAAAAGATCAGAATTTGCTCTAAATCGGGGAGTTCCCAAAGAATAATTCCGGTTCATAGAAATAGGCATATCCAAATTCCAGGAATTGGGAAAGAGCTTATTGATGAATATTTTATTGGTAATATTCATAGATTGAGTGCTGGTGAAAGAATTGCTGCGTCCGCGTTGAATGGTAGTATTAAAATTCTCGCTTTTATCTTCAAAATCCACATTTATAGTAGCAACATCTGCAAAAGTTCCGCTTAAACTTAAGCGCTTGGCAATGCCAATATCTTCATAAGGATCGGCAACCCGAATATCGTCAAAATAGATTATTCCGTTATATTCCTTGATATCCATTTGGTCAGCGTAGTAATGAGGACCGGGAACATATACCCCTAAGTAAATATCCCTTATATTAATTAAGGTGGGCTTCCCCCGATAATATTTTCCCAGCTGTCCTTCATCACCTGGAATTACATTAACCAGGGAATCGGCATCTGCAGTAGGATTAATCTCTTTGAGCGAGATCAGGTCTTGCAAATTATACTCCAATTCAATCCAATCCCGGGCATTCATTTTGGCGTTATAAGGACGAACCGGAACTCTTTGACGCACTTGATAATAGTTTAGGGAATCGGCTCCAATGCGAAAGATGATATACAACGAATCCAGATGGGAAATGGAGCCCTGAGCTGCCTCAGGATATACCCATAAGCGAATTTTATCGTAAGACAGCAGATTTTGGGTATCCAGTATCCGTTGCCGCAGCAAACACATCTGATCGCGCTGTAAATGATTTACTTCCAAAGTTAAAGCTGATTCTGCGGATTCTTTTTTATCTTCAGTGTACCAGGTTCCTTCAGGAGATGTATAATGGGTAAAGTTCTTTTGATTGGACACGATACCGGAAATAAAACTTGTGTTTTTAGCGGTTAAGACAGAGGTCTCTATCAAAGGATTATAATATTGCACATAACTATTAGGAGGAGGAGCGCTCCCATATTTGAACTGGCGAATATAGTTATCCTGCCATTTATTACCTACTACGGAAATATCGGCAATTCTAACTTTTACATCCATCTCGGAATCTGTATCTACCCATATTCGGGCATAAGAAATCTTTTGCAGAGTGGGCTGAATATTTGTTCCGGAACTATTCACTAATTGATAGTATTGCTCATCGTTAAGAGGAATCCGAAACATTCGCCATTGATTATAGGAATCTACCACTATAGAGGAATCGGGATTGGTGAGGGAAAAAGAATAACTCAAATAGCGGTCTAAGGAATTCAGCACACCGTTTCCATCCAGGTCTTCCGTATCCAAAATTCTATTTTCTTCCGTTCCGTTTACTCCGGAGTAATCATTTCCGCTGGCAGGATAGGCAATATCATTGGGATCGTGACCTGCCTGGTTTTTAGAAAGTCCATCCAAACCGATATCTTCACTGATGGTAAGAACTCCGTCCCTATTTACATCTTCGCTGTTTAAGACACCGTAACCGCCAAATTCAGTATAAAAATCCTCGTTAATATCTCCCAGGTCTATATGCAATGTAACATTGGGATACATATTTGTGTTTTGATTCACTGTTTCCAGTTTGGCATAAATCTCCAGGTATTTTTTTTGAGAAAAATCAAGCTGGTTACCAAGATATTTCATAATTCCAGCCCAGCTGTGAGTTGTGGAACCTGGAATTTGCACTGCAGTCGGTTTCGCAATCATCGTAAGCACGGTTACATATTCATCTTTTTCCTGATCCGTTAAAGTTGCTTCTGCTTCAATATCTTTTCTTTTCACATCTTTAGGATTGAACCAGTTTATGCGTCCTTTGGCGTAAGAAGTGCCATAAGGTTTACTTCCCAAAATCCAGGTATTATAGGTAACTCCTAAAGGATAGGAATCCATAATAGATTCCATATCATCAAGGTATGCCTCTTTCTTTTTGCTTTCCGGATCGCCATAAATATTGGGCATTGTAAAAGCTACTTCTCCCGACATTGAAAGTTGTGAAGGTGCAGTAGTATTAATTAGAGGTAAGGCATCCAGCATTCGGGTAATAAATAACGGTTTGAAAGTTAATTCGCCATCAATATCTCCCATCAGCATTTCAATGTTTTCATTGCCAATTCGGGGTCGCCTGTCAGATACATTTTCACTGCGATAAATTAAAGTCCCTCCCAATTTCGTATAATCGTTAATTTTCCAGTTTGCTCTCACTCCGGCAAGGTTTTTCTGGGCAACGCTAAAGAGAGTGCGGCTTTCAAATTCTATTTCAATTTTAGCATCGGGATCTTTGCCTGCAGCAGTTAAAAAAGTTATTCTCCCAAAATCGTAATCAACTATATAATCAATATTTTCCCGTTGTTCACTGCCATTTACTTTCACTTTCACGCTTCCTTTCAACACCCCCATTGAAGAAAGCTCTATTGCTTCTCTGCCAATTTTACCCTTAATATTAATAAAAATGCTGGTGGAGTCCTGATAGGAATATTCATCTTCATTTTCTTTCCGATAAATTATGCCATCTCCCAAGCCCTTCATTGGTTCAATAAGAGGTATAATAATCCAGCCGTTGGTTAAATTAACAGTGGCATCATCACCGTTGATAAGACCATCAGGACTACCATTGGCATTTAATCTCAGGTAATCGTTATAGGTAAAAATATCTCCAAAAACCAGATTATCAGGTAAATTGTAGTTTCGGGTTAAATCCACATTCACAGTATAAACCTGTAATTCAAAACCGTCATTCTTAATATTGGTTCTACCCATATCGTAAATATTGCGCATTTGCAGTTGCCAGGTATTAAGTTCATCTTCCGGATCGTAGGGAATGTATTCCTGATATTTTTTGCGTAATACTTTCACATGCAGTCGGCTGGTATCAGAATTGGGAGGAGGAACCTGAACTCCATCCCTGCGTGTATATTGCACTCCCAAAGTAGCTGTTCTATCTATGGTTTTCAAGATAGTAATAATTCCGGAGTTATAATCGGTTACAAAATCGGTTCCTTCAATCAATTCATCATACCAGGGCTCATAGGGTGGTCTTATATCCCCGGAATAGTAAATTGTATCTCCTTTGGCAGCTGCGGTATCATTCGTATAATTAGCATCGTCATAAAACAAGCGCACTGTTCCATTAGCCGGTAAAAAATTCTCATTCACAATCCAGGAACCGTCGGGAGCCGTTTCAATTGCGTTATTTACCCAACCGGGAGGGATATTGGAACCGGTTTTCAGCTGGAAAAGCTGATAGGGATCGTGGAGAAAATACATTGTCCTTTTAGCATATTTCCAGCTACTAACGGTAGAAGAATCCGCCTGACTTTTACCAATATAGGTCTGAGTATTTTTCTGGCTTTCTTCTTTGCTGGCAATTACACTTAAGTCCAAATTTCCGTATTTGAATTTACTGGTGATCCCAAAAAGTCCCTGTGAACTTGCCGAATAGCTAACATAGCGGGAACCGCTTAAGGTTAAAGCAATATTTCCCCCTTCAATACTTTGGATAAATTCATCATCGTAACCTGTATATTTTACATTAACATTGTTCATATCAAACAGTTCTTCATCCTGTTTGGAATTGTATTTAAAGTTTACGGCAATTTTATCTCCAATGGTTCCGGATAAACGCAAATTCGTTTCCATTTCCATTTTCAGGTCAAACACATTTTTGCCCGATTCATCATAGATAGGAACCTGTTTTCTATGGGTATTGCTTGCCTGCATAGTCAGTTTCTGAGTTCCATCCAGATTTAAGCGTCCTGCAGAGGAACCTAAAACCTTTTGCATTGCTTTCGGCATCGCTATTTCCGGCAGCAAAGTAAGGTCTTTAAATAAACCGCTGCTAACTGTTTGCGTTTCTTGTTCCTGAGTTTTAAAATTGGCAAGCAGGGATTTATGAAATGCCTTCACTTGCATATTAGCCAGATAGCGGTCAAAACTGATAGGAACATCCGGAGTAATTTTGAAGTTATCCACTTCCACGCTCAGCAATATTTTGTTATTGGCAAAATCTACCTTTTCCTTATAAGTAGGAGCAAAAGCCGGAATTTCCAAGGGTATAGTTTTATAATAATTCATCCCCTTATTTATCTTGTAAACCTCAATCCGATTGTTAATCAGGGGATTGTAACCTGTTAAATAGAGTCGGGGATATAATGCTTGTTCTGTTAAAGGATCAAGCTGGCGTTGAATTTCCGGTTTGGGACGGAAGGGATTTACCGGAAAAATCCCTTTATGCTCAATTTTTTCTTCTTGCGGATTATTCCCTTCTGGAACTGTTTCCTTAGCCCAAAGCAGACATAAAGAGAACAGGAGCAAACAGGCAATAAACTTTTTTAGCATAGAGTTATAATCTATTCTGTAAAACCTTGCATAAAGCCAGATAAAAACCATCCAAAGTAAGACCCTTATCCATCATATCAATGCCGTCAATATAAGGACTTACCAATTCTGCCATTCCACCGGTGAGAATTGTTTTAAATGGAGTTAGCTGTGAATATTGCTCTTTAATTTTATGCAAAAATGCATTAAGCATAAATGAATGCCCGTAAACAATTCCGGAAAGCATTGCCTCGGTTGTATTCAAACCCAATAGCTCAGAAGGTGAAACCAGCTCTATAGAATATAGTTTAGCTGCCTTATTGAACAAATTTTCCGCTCCGGTTTTCATCCCGGGAGCAATAACTGCACCTTCAAACATTCCTGTATCACTAATTAGTTCAATCGTTGTAGCTGTTCCTAAATCTATGATAATAGAACTGCTCCTGTATTTTTGCCAGGCAGCATAAGCATTGGCAATTAAATCTGCCCCAATAAAAGAAGGATTATCTACTCTGAAACTGATCCCTATTGGGCTAAGCGCATCTATTTCAATCACTTCTGCCTGAGAATATTTACTGAACAAATGTTTCCAGACCCTGGTTAGTTCCGGAACTACACTTCCTAAAGCAATATAACGAATGTCTTCCCATCCGAATTTATTTGCTGCAGATAAAT contains:
- a CDS encoding type III pantothenate kinase — its product is MYNTLLQESVLIVDIGNTNIVCAIYRKNEVIWTARLKADTVNTSDEYYVLLSCLLQASNLSAANKFGWEDIRYIALGSVVPELTRVWKHLFSKYSQAEVIEIDALSPIGISFRVDNPSFIGADLIANAYAAWQKYRSSSIIIDLGTATTIELISDTGMFEGAVIAPGMKTGAENLFNKAAKLYSIELVSPSELLGLNTTEAMLSGIVYGHSFMLNAFLHKIKEQYSQLTPFKTILTGGMAELVSPYIDGIDMMDKGLTLDGFYLALCKVLQNRL